agacaaaacaaattaaaacaggTTTGGAGGCCTGTTGTTCATCTAAAGTCTCTTTCTGAGCTTTACTCTTTGAAATGCTAATCACTCTGTTCCACTTTTGCTGGCGTTTTGACCTTTCTGTTCCCAGAAATGCTTTCACATTCTCCAGGTGAGGGGGCCTCATTTGGTGTGTTTGCAGAAGTGCTCTTATCTCAGCATCTGACATGTGCTGAGGCTGACCCCTGTTGTGTTTCCTGGGTAGATGGGTACTGTTAACAACACAGTGGTTGGAACTTCTCCTTCTCAGCAAGTTTGGTGGTTTATATTTAGTAGAAggtgttttttttaagagaacAGCTTGAAAAGGGAGGTATTGATTGTGAGCACTGACAAGAGACTTTCTGGAACTTTGTGCTTGAACCATAATGAGGAAAATAATAGGTTTTTGGCTGGGTGAGAGAAGCAAGCCTGGGGGGTCAGTTAAACTAGTTAAGCACTATGCTGAAACAAAGCAGTAAAAACAGCTCcctcctctgcccttcccctcaAAGAAATCTGGAAAATTAGTGTTTGAACAAAGTGTTTCTCAAAATGTCTTGTTCTTAATATTATTGTTATTCCACTACACAAACAAAAGTGATAAATGGAAAAGTTTGTGCTACTTTTTTATGATGGAAAATTTTCAAGTATATTGGATAATTCTGATCCAAAAGCAACAGTACTTGGATCCAGGGAGTTGGTCTTGTTACCTTACACGAGATTCAATTTTAATTCAAGTGACTGTTTCTAGGTAAGTATGTAGCAGTTTCTCTGAGTGTCTTTTGCTCCCTGAAAGCTCACTTGGGTAACTTGTTTTCTCTTCCACACAGATTGAGCTGATAGACAGAGTGGATGACATCTACCGAAACACTTCCTGGGACGATGGAACCTTCAATGGGTACGGCATACAGATAGAGCAGGTATTCACTGCACTCTGCAGAGGCCTTCCAGCTTCAAGGAGCATGCTTTAACCAGCAGTGCTTCTgattattttgtaaaaatagtaaaataataaaatcctacgttaaaaaaaataaaatagtaaaatcCTACATTATTAACTCCAGCCAGGAGCACTCTGAAATTGCATCTTGCCAGTGTTAATGATCTGACATGATGCCCATTTTCAGTTCCTTGCAGTGTTTGAGATGTGAATTTCCATATTTATTCCTGATTCAAAAGTGCATTTTTCACCTGAATGTGAGCAAATTTTGTTTCATTCAGACATACTCATGCATTTATCTCATATACCTGTTGCTAGTGCTTGGCTTTCAAAGCCTGAGTGGGCCTCAAACCCAGGTGAAAACAGTCTTGCCTGAAGAGCTTTAATGACTCCCTTAGACAACATGCTGGGCTTGTATATGGACACAGGGAATGTTGTGACTTCAATTTTTATTATGGTGTCTTGAAATGCACAGAAATCtggaaaacagcattaaaaacagGAGGCCATCAGCTCAGCATACTGCAAGAGCTGTGGTGTGGGACATGGAGACTCATGGTACAAGCCAGCTGCCCCTTTGCTGGGAAAAGGTCTGCAGGCATAAAGAAGGAGCATTActtgggcagggagggggtggAGAAACATGATGAACTAATTCTGGATTACTGGGAAAGTGGCAGTCTTTTAACATGCATTTTGGTTAGCTAGAGCTCTGAAATTATTTGGGGTTATTTAtactggttttatttgtttggggtttttctaaAAGTAAAAGGCATCTCAAAGCAGAATTTTACAGTGAAAACTTCTGATGTTATCCTGTAAAATGGTTACTTACAATGTAGTTATGATTTAGTTGGTTTATTTAACTAGCAGAGACTGGAAAGTTAATATTAGAATCATGCTGAGTCTGAATTTTTCTCCTTACAGATCTATTaggatatttaaaatacattgaaaCCTTTTCTGTAGCTATAAAATTGACAAAAATTCCTGTTCATTGTTGTTGCCCTTTTTGACATGTAGATTATTATCCACAATGAGCCAAATCCTGTAAAACCTGGAGAAAAACATTATAATATGGCAAGAAGTTACCCAGATGATAAGAAAGATGCCTGGGATGTGAAAATGCTGCTAGAGGTAGGTTGTAACCCTTGAAAAATCGTGGCTCTTAACAGAAAATTGCTCATTCATATGGCTGCTCTGTAGTAATGGGTGAAAgtcctctgctccctctgcatgATGTGTAGATGTCACACAAAGTCAAaccagctgctgtgccctgtaGCCCTTGGTAAAGGGCTCCCTTGCATAATTACAGAGCAGACATCAATTAGTCTTATTAATGTGGTCTGAGTCAGGCACTCCTGATGTGTCTGGCCCTGAGACTGGCTGCCTTGTGACCTTCATCAAGTTATTGTGCTTGGCTTTGTCCTCCCTGTGGAAAGGGAGAATGAATAGACAAGTTATGTAAATGAATGTGTACAGTGTACTTGGGCATGAGTTtaatttcctgcagctctgcaggactgctaagcagctgctgttttttgACTTAACCAGATCTGGGGGGTACTTGTCTGGCACatcaaataaatattattatctATAGACTTCTAACAAGCACTGTAAGCTAACTGggatttgactttttttttcttttaaagcaatTTAGCTTTGATATTGCAGAGAAAGCAGCTCACGTGTGCCTTGCTCATCTCTTCACGTACCAAGATTTTGACATGGGAACGCTTGGACTGGCTTATGTTGGCTCTCCCAGACCTAACAGCCATGGTGGCATTTGTCCTAAAGGCAaggcttcttcttcttcttctctcctAGTTCTGGGTTGGAAGCTAGTTTTTGTTATTCATGTTTAATTCATATCTCCAACTTTCATGGAGTGTGTTGTGTTATTTGCACACACTCTAGGAGCTGGTTTTTTACATAGAAGGgatggctgttttttttttggctggagCTGGAAAAAGGGGGAAGGATAAAAGTCACTAAACAAAGTTGCTAAGCTATCTGGTGTGAGCAGGCTGTATAGAAAAACCCCTGTTCTAAGGGCTGCTTTGTGTGGGCACATCCTGCAGCGGTTCTGGAATGGCAGATGCTGTTGTCTTGGaaatttctgctggttttgtctTTACTGCAATACATGAGCTGTTGGAGCTGTGCTTGAAAGATTCCCAGCTCCAAAAATTGGCAGGGTCTCACTAGTGAGCCTGTGAGAACAACAAAGCTGTAAAGCTGTTCATTTCCCCAGACAAGTATCCCTCTCTTCCCAAAAGTACCCTGAAACtcaagaaaaatgtttctcaattttaatttgtttatttctcaCTCTTTCAGCTTATTACAGTCAAATTGTAAAGAAGGATATCTATCTGAACAGTGGCTTGACCAGCACCAAGAACTATGGGAAGACCATCCTCACAAAGGTAGAAGAGGATCCTCCTCATATGTGTGTGCTGGTGATGTGTGCCATGGGATTGTGACAAACTCCTGTGCTCTCTCAGAAAAGAGCTGCTGGCTTTCCATTTGAGTGAGATCTCTGAGGACAAGGATATAGAtcataaaacaaaaatcatctTTTTTGTTGTAGCTGACAAGGGGAGACAAGCCTGAATGGAACTGAAAATTGAACTCACTGTGAAGCAGGAACAGAAACAGCTAGTGTCTCATAGGACCTATAGTTTCCTAGATATAAACAGGCTTTTGATATCTGAAGATGaatttaaatgtgttttgttttaacaaaaaatccccaaacaaacaacaaaactctTAATAAAACAAACCCTCAAACAGCAAGCAGGCAAAGTAGGAGGTTTAGTTTGAGCCTTTTAATGAAATTCCTCCACCTGATTTTTGTGTGTCCTGAGTAACTAGAGCAGAGAACAGTATGGTAGACACAGCTTATTAGTGCTAATACTAAGTTTAATGTAAGTTGATGCTTCCTGGATTTTTTCCATACTTTATGAGATAGTAAATGCACAAAGGCCTAAATATGAGCATTGTCTCACTTGTAAAGAACCAGAGCAGCGCCTATGTCTGCCTCTGTTGAAGTTGGGCATATTTCACTTTTGATGACTTCTGCTGGCTtctcagctgtgcttttctgtAGCATGATTATAATAATAGGAATTTATAATTGATGTGTGGGCTAAAACTTGGCACAGAAACTGTCAAGAAGATAAGGAAAAAAGACAGTAAAGCTTTGTGTTAGAGGGATGTTGACAGAGAGCTCTAGCAATAGCTGTTGCCATGCTATTTGCATTTGTTCAATCTCCAGACTGGGTTTCTGCCTTAGATTACAAAGGAGGTTTAGTTTTCTGTCTTCCCAGTGGCAGGCTTAGGGCTTGGGATGATGGTTCACATTGATTTCACAGGGAAAGAGCTGCATGGTTTCcactttgatttaaaaataccaaaaccaaaacagcctCCTTAAAACTCTTCTCCAAATGAAACACAGTGAAGGCCAGGAGGGATGCCTGGGCAACTCTCCTGTCTCTGGCTCCCACATTGGCCATGCTTAGACACGGACTGGGGCAGGTCATGGCAGCTCTTGGTCCTTCTCgtgcccacacagcagctgcagtgacagttcctctccagagctgcccagTCTCCTTGTGGTtatctttatttctgtgtgaGTTTAATTTGTGGTTGTCACCTTGTGAGCGTGACACCAtctgctggggagggcagcgTGGGAGGTGTGCAGCGAGCAGAGCCGGTttgggatcctcagcacaggcaggtgtGCCTCACATAAATGATGCTGGAAATCCATCCCTGTTGGGCCACAATTGTAGGTGTCTTTCCTAGAAATCATGCAGTAGTGGAGTTTATTCAGCACTCCTAATGTCATCGTCCATTTAGAAGAAATAATTCTAATGGCAAGATCTGTTAAACAAGAGATTGACTAATTGGAGTAGCTGGTGTTTGTTTGGATTGGGTTTTGGTTTAACTTTTTATGCCTTCCAGCTACATAGAAggaaattttcatatttaagcATCTGCATTGCCTTGAAAACAAGTTTGAATTGGTATTCTAGGACAGTATTTTGCCTTTAACAGTGATTCAATGTTCAAATCTAGTCCTTGAACTTAACTTTGAAAAGGACCACAATTTTATTTACCTTAATTTCTctagaaaaccagaaaaatgttcATAGACAATTCCCTATCATCTTGGTGTATTTTAGTATTTGGTGGCCTAGAAGTAGCTGGGATCTTCTGTCCTTTACTGGTCAGACTAATTTTTTCCAACattgtttttttcatgttcaaAAAAGGAGGCTGACCTGGTTACAACACATGAACTTGGACATAACTTTGGAGCAGAGCATGATCCTGACAGTCTGCCAGAGTGTGCCCCCACTGAAGACCAGGGTGGGAAATATGTCATGTATCCTATTGCTGTCAGTGGAGATCATGAAAACAACAAGGTATGGTTATTTAGTTTTGCATCAACACAAAAATTTCTGCTATGGTCAGTGACCCTTTGCATGGCAAATCTATTTAGTTAATGATTCCTGTAGTTTGAAACCACCAGAATGTAATGGATTAGCCATAAGAAAACATTTGCATGCAGTTGGGTTCTCTGTAAAATAAGCTCATCTTTGTAAGCTGGGTTTCACTGGAGTTCATAGCATGTCAAGGTCCATTTTAATTAGTTGTTTGTAATTAGCTGTGGCCATATGCTGCTACAAGCAAGTCCCAGCAAGGGTCAAATCCAGCACCTTCAGTCCCACACAGCCTTGGGGTGCTCCATGGCTGCTGTTGGAGAGGGGCTGCCAGGTGCCACAGCCGTGGTGGAAGCttgccctggcactgtgggcTTGGCATTGTGCCTGTTGTACAGATGAAACCCAGATGAGCAGGGGATGCTTGGCCTGcagtgtgccctgtgcctgtgcccagcccctctggccAGAGGCAGCACAGTCTGTGCCTCCTGTGCAGCCTCACATCCTGTCCTGGGGCCGAAGCCGtgggggagctggagctggctctgggccaggctgcgtggggcagccctgcagtgtgcAGCAGTGTCTGTTACTGACCCAGCTTAAAGTTCTTCCAAGGTGTCAAACTGGCAGTACAAAGGGAAGAACTgccttctggaatgccagggcTCAGAGATATGGGGAGGCTGTGGCTGTCTTGGATGCCAGTTGTTGACAGAAAGGTAcactcagtgctgcttttttcctctgtgactCTCTAGATGTTCTCAAGCTGCAGCAAAAAATCCATCCACAGGACCATAGAGGTCAAGGCCCAGGAGTGCTTCAAAGAGCGCAACAACAAAGTGTGTGGGAACTCCAGAGTGGATGAAGGCGAGGAATGTGACCCTGGCCTCCTGTACCAGCTGGctgatccctgctgctctgcagactgcaaactgaaagagggtgcCAAGTGCAGGTAAGGGGAAAtgagctgcagcttctctttACGCAGGAGAGAACGCTAGGTTGGGATAAAAAATCCTAAAGccacctgcagtgtcacaggcCCCTTTCCTGGCTCTAAGGCTGAATGAGTGAGCTCACAACAGTGAAAGATTTCATGAAAGGCTTCTGTGTGCATACATTAATTTTTATAgcattctgtttgttttcccgAGAAGTGTCAAGAGCCACAGTCTTGCAAATTATTATTGTGCTGTCATTGTTATTACTACCATTATTATTAAGCAAACTTAGGCAAtcaaaaagcattaaaaaatttCCTGTGCACACTTTCTGTGCAAATACAAGTtttgtttgtgttggaaggagGCTTTTTACACTGGTACATGCTGGTAATTCCAGAGTGCTGCAAAATGTGTTTGAGCAGACAACACAGTGACTGCACTAAGTGactcctctttctgtttttgctttttgggaTGTTCATGGCCTTGTTGCACTGCAGTgtccaatctttttttttcatagttcaGCTCTACACCATGTAACATTAGAGAGCTTGTGCAATTCCTGTTGTTTAGCAAGAAAATCCACGCATTTTAGTGAGTGTTTTTGTACTAAGGGCCTTCATGTATTAGGTGAGAAAATGAAAGTAAAGACAATGCAGAATAGACAGTAGGAAACCTTCAGGACAGACACAAGGGGGAGAAATGTTTGGGGAAGGAAAGGGTGAAACATCTTGTCCTAAGTTGCACAGCAGGTTACCAGAGGTTGATCCAAGTGCCTTTGTTGATCCAAGGGTCCCTTTGTTGTCTCTCAATATATTGTACTTTATATGTGATTTGGCCTTCAGTGCATGAAGAGTGACTATGTATGTAGAAAGGTGATTGTAGGAGGGGGGCAGAGAGGACAAAGGTTGAATCAATGAGTCGGTCTCCAAGAAGTagctttttatttcctaaacatattttttctctgGCTTTGTCACACTtgtacttattttttaaaaattggttaatatttatttctttcattttgatCTTTCCCCAGTGACCGAAACAGTCCTTGCTGTAAAGGCTGCCAGTTTGAAAGTGCACAAAAGAAATGCCAGGAAGCCATAAATGCCACTTGCAAAGGAGAGTCTTTTTGCACTGGTAGGATGTGGTTCTGTCCCCTGTATGTCAGCTAGCCAAGTGCTTCAGGCTCAGTGTCCTGTTCTACCCACTTTCAGTCCAGTGCCCTTTAGTCATCTGGTACATGCAATTTTAGAGACCAGCTAAGCATCACAGTATGCTCCTATAATGAGTTTCATTGTAGTTCAAGAGTCACTTTGTGATTTATTGCCCAGAAGAACATAAAAAACGTtgtttataaatttttttcttgtttctttcccttaaaagaaaggaaaaaaaaaagcaaaacagagtGTGTCCCTGGGGGGAAACAAGAATGAATTTTGCATAGAAAAGGTGGAATTACTGCAGCTTTTCTTCAATTCCCCACTTGTTTTACTTCCTCCTCATAGTTTTTCTTGGAGGCAGGGAGTCAAGTCAGCGTGTGCTTTGCCGAGGGGGGCTCCAGGGTCTGCACCTACTGCTTGGTTGCCAGTGCCACAATGCCCGAGCTGTTGAAAGCCTccagagcttctgctgcctctcagagcagctggcaggcagcctgcagctgaAAGCCAAGAACAAGCTATTATTGGGCTTTTCCTGGGATAAGTCtgtatttccattattttccttctttcttctgcaCACTTAGGTTCTCTGCCCTTTGCTCTAACACAGCCCTCCCACTGTGCTGACTTCCAtctgcagggaacagcagcGAGTGTCCCCCGCCGGGGAACGCTCCGGATGACACCGTGTGCGTGGACATGGGCAAGTGCAAGGACGGGGAGTGCGTCCCCTTCTGCGAGAGGGAGCGGAACCTGCGCTCGTGTGCCTGCAATGGTGCGTGACGCTGAAATGGACTGGGGCTGAAGTTTGTGTTTCAGCCCTGCTCCTTGGAGAGTGCTGGCTTCGCTGTGGGCTGAGTTTGTGCTTTCTGGAAAAGTTTAAACTGTTGGGTTTTGTCAGCTGTTCTCAGTTTAAAAAGGGAATGTGAATGTCCTCTGTCTTCTGGTGGTTGGGTTGAAGACAATTAAGATGAGACTTAGGCTCTGGCACTCCAGCTAAAGGAGAGGACACTCTCCTGCCTTCCAGCCCTACCACAGATGGACAAGAAGGGATTGTAAGGAGATTCCAACCAACCTCTGGATCCAGCATCTGACAGAGTGGTGGCCTCCAGCAAGGGGTTAAAGAAAGATTTCAGAGAGATTAAAGTGTCTTGAGAATATAGAATGCCCAGCTTAATTCCCCTGCTAACTTGACTGCTATGCGCTTCTGCCAGTGACTTTTCTTGCTCCTTTGCTGTCCATTTTATCCCCTAAAAGTGGGAAAACAGCTTGGGAGTGGGATGAAAACTTCACAGGGGTAACACTAGGAACTGTTGTGAGCTCCACCATTTGAGATGGAGGGCATAGCTGAGGAGACGGGTACCTAGAGGACTCAGAGCccaagaaatatttaaatctaTCTTTTTGGATGTGCTTAGAACCTCTTCATTGGCCTGTGGATTTGTGCAGTTTTGGGGTATCAAAAGATACTATTGGAGAACTTGGTCCCACTGTACCCCTTAATATGTTGCACAGGCAGTGATTGAGTTTTAGGCTTGATTGTCAGAGTGCCCAAAATTGGGTGGCTTGGCCCTGCTTTCCCTGTGGGGCAGCTGGTCAGGACTGTGCTCAGCCAGGAGACACACGGGGGTGTGGGTTGCAGGTGACTCTTGGTGCTCCCAAGGCATGAGTTTGCTGCTCCATTTCAGAGACAGATAACTCCTGCAAGGTGTGCTGCCGGGACGAGCACGACAGGTGCACGCCGTACGTGGATGCCAACGaccagttcctgttcctgcgCAAGGGCAAGCCGTGCACTGTGGGCTTCTGTGACACAAATGTAAGTGTGCCCAGCTCCGCCTGCTCGGCTCTGAGTCCTTGGGGAGGAGAAGCCAGAGCTTGAGCAGGGTAATGGGTTTTAAGTACCTCTTCACAGGGTAAATACTAAAGGGTGTTGGAGGCTGTGGGTGTTGGAGTTCTGCAGACACCCATGCAAGGGGAAGCTGTTACCTTCTGGAGCTGCTCAttgtcccctctgctgctccccacagcccagccagggaccctgctcagctcagcagcctggcagcctgCACAAAGGAGGGGACCGAGTGCTGCCCAAGCTCGATTGGGTTTGCAGCACTTGTCTTTTCCCATTGTTCCCGTTAGCTCAATCAGTTTTTATTCCAGTAATTCAGGTCAGGGAGCAATCACATGGAAATCCAGCCAGCAGTATCTAAAAGGGGCAGTGAGCCTGTGGCGGGGACACTGGTGGGTTGTTGGCATTCTGTGGCCTTTTCCATGGTTCAGCTGTACAGATAGCTGCAGACCCCAGTGACACCCCCTGGGTGTCAGCAGAAGTGAATTTGGGAGGGCATGCCCCAGTCCTTCTGCTGGCAGAACTGGAAGATCAAGGTTCTGCTGTGTTAAACCAGCACAGCCAAATCTGGGAGTGAGTTTGTCTGTAACCTTGggctcctgagagctgcagccttCTTTTTGGATAATGGGAACTGAGGCTTCCAGTGTTTAAATCTCTACTGAAACATCAGTTTTATGTCCCCTAACATGGACCAAAGGTGGAGGGAATTTTTTACATTTCGAACAAAAATGATCTGATTCAGGCCACAATTCAAGTGAAACTGGCTTGATAAAAATCAAGGCAGTAAAAATGGATTGCTGCTATTGGGCATGAGTGTAATTCTGTATTCAGAATGTAGATTAAGCCATGCTGTGTCTGTAGTTCTCATTTCATTACTGTCATTGTCCCTCCCTCTCCAAGAAGGCAGAACTTAATACTTGGGTGGTAGAAAATGATTTTGTTACTTTTGTAGGGCAAATGCGAGAAGCAAGTCCAGGATGTGATTGAACGGTTTTGGGATTTCATAGACCAACTCAGCATCAATACTTTTGGTAAGATAAATAACCGTGtcctttggggatttttgagtTCATGACATGAACATCTAAAGCCTCAGGGGGAGTTAGCTGGCTGGATTTATTCACCATGTGCAAGGGTAGCTGTGCTTGTGATATATCAAAGTATATTTTTGCCTGAAGTTTGAGACTACTGATCTCACCTTTTAAAGCTGAAAGGATGGGagattgttttgcatttttgtacTCCATTTTTTTCTAGGCATCTTCTAAGCTTGTGAAAGAGATGATAGCTTCTTGTCTGAATACCAGGAACTAGGTCAATTAGAGAAAAGCAAATAACAATCAGTCTCTTTAGAGGTCAGCTAGATTCAGCAGGGTATAAAGTGGGCCTCTCAGTGGGATTTAAATGTCAACAGAAAGGGAGGGGAACACCTTTAAGAAAGCCAGAGGTCACACACCTcaagctgtgcctgtgctgagTCACTCCCTGTGACTGAGTGGGCCTCCTTGGTCTTCATCCCAAGTGTGCAACCCAAGCAGGTGTCACCTCAGCCCCGGTGTCACCCCCAGTGTCTCACTGTGTTATTGGCACCAGACAAAACCCTGGTTAAGCTGGTGCTGTTAACTGTGTGTGCTCATGGCACCACTGCCTGCACAGTGCAATTACCTGAGCTTTCAATCCCAAGTTTTAGGgacaaaaaattgtttcttaGGTAACTGATAAAGCTATTTAGCCTGCTTGGATGGAGGCAGTTTTTGAATCTTTGGCATCCAAATATTTTGTTGGTGGAGGCAGGTAGAGATCACGTGGCTGTTACATCAGAATGGGGTGATGGACTTGCAGTGTGTTTTGTGTGAGAGgggcagcctggcctggctcagTATAGGCTGTTCCAAAACAACCCATATTCAATGTTACAGCCTCACAGCGTTTCACTTCGGAGAACAGAGTAAAACCTGTTACTGTTAACGTACTggatacaattttttaaaattgtgtaaTTTTAGCTTTGCCTAGCTCAAAGTAGGCAGCCTGTGCTTCTCTAAGCAATGCTGAGGCTTCAGTTgcctgggcagtggctgcagaaGGGGGGATAGATGTGTGTGTTCAAAGAGTATTTGGTGGGTGACTGACAGATTTGAACTTGGTTCCACAGGGAAGTTCCTAGCAGATAATATAGTGGGCTCTGTGCTTGTCTTCTCCTTACTGTTCTGGATTCCTCTCAGCATCCTTGTGCACTGTGTGGTGAGTAAGCTGTCTTTGAGATAACTGCTCTGTTGGGTTTTGCTGTGAGAACACCCTTCATATGTGAAGTAGCAGATGGCTGTGGGAGAAGTGATGGGAAGTTTTTAGCAAACCCTGGGGGGAAATCCAGCATATGTAAGGCTTTTACTGCTCCTTCAGTAGGCAAAACTATTGCTAAACTCTGCCAGGCCTGGCAGACCCAGTGCTCCCATGACTATTCCCTGGAGCCTTTCCCATTCTTTCCCAGgcagattttctttctctgccttctGAGTTCCACCCAAGtataattttagtatttttatcattaaaaaCAAAGTCTTCTAAAGCCCTGTGAAGAAAAGACACCCACATTTTGAGAGAAAACCCAGAGTGGGAAGTGATCTTAGTTGATTTTGGGTGGATGGATAAAGAGAGTCAGTGAGCCATGGCCACAGGGAGTGTGCACATGTGGTGTGCTGCCAACATCAGTGTGGGGCAGAGCAAAGGGGTGCTGTGTCCACAAGCACTCCTGGGATGAATGGGAAGGCATG
This window of the Ammospiza nelsoni isolate bAmmNel1 chromosome 3, bAmmNel1.pri, whole genome shotgun sequence genome carries:
- the ADAM17 gene encoding disintegrin and metalloproteinase domain-containing protein 17 isoform X1, translated to MRLRLWLVPALVLLWGPGGLEALGHPQRPQRFDTVESMLSDYDILSLSSIQQHSLKKRDLQPETHVERLLSFSALQRHFKLYLTATAEHFSEKFQALIVDGEGKEKEYRVQWRDFFTGHVVGEHNSKVVAHIGDEDFTVRINTDGEEYNIEPLWRFVDDVEDERLLVYRSEDIKDFSRLQSPKVCGYLKLSEDELLPKGLEDRKQNEESTHRKKRAVAENSKNTCKMLVVADHRFFKYMGRGEESTTINYLIELIDRVDDIYRNTSWDDGTFNGYGIQIEQIIIHNEPNPVKPGEKHYNMARSYPDDKKDAWDVKMLLEQFSFDIAEKAAHVCLAHLFTYQDFDMGTLGLAYVGSPRPNSHGGICPKAYYSQIVKKDIYLNSGLTSTKNYGKTILTKEADLVTTHELGHNFGAEHDPDSLPECAPTEDQGGKYVMYPIAVSGDHENNKMFSSCSKKSIHRTIEVKAQECFKERNNKVCGNSRVDEGEECDPGLLYQLADPCCSADCKLKEGAKCSDRNSPCCKGCQFESAQKKCQEAINATCKGESFCTGNSSECPPPGNAPDDTVCVDMGKCKDGECVPFCERERNLRSCACNETDNSCKVCCRDEHDRCTPYVDANDQFLFLRKGKPCTVGFCDTNGKCEKQVQDVIERFWDFIDQLSINTFGKFLADNIVGSVLVFSLLFWIPLSILVHCVDKKLDKQYEENTKSLFCPSNVEMLSSLDSASVRIIKPFPVAPAASRHQPLQPLAPAPAAPAPPKQEHQRMDTIQEDPSTDSHIDEDAFEKDPFPNSSSAAKSFEDLTEHPVIRSEKASSFKLQRQNRVDSKETEC
- the ADAM17 gene encoding disintegrin and metalloproteinase domain-containing protein 17 isoform X2; translation: MLVVADHRFFKYMGRGEESTTINYLIELIDRVDDIYRNTSWDDGTFNGYGIQIEQIIIHNEPNPVKPGEKHYNMARSYPDDKKDAWDVKMLLEQFSFDIAEKAAHVCLAHLFTYQDFDMGTLGLAYVGSPRPNSHGGICPKAYYSQIVKKDIYLNSGLTSTKNYGKTILTKEADLVTTHELGHNFGAEHDPDSLPECAPTEDQGGKYVMYPIAVSGDHENNKMFSSCSKKSIHRTIEVKAQECFKERNNKVCGNSRVDEGEECDPGLLYQLADPCCSADCKLKEGAKCSDRNSPCCKGCQFESAQKKCQEAINATCKGESFCTGNSSECPPPGNAPDDTVCVDMGKCKDGECVPFCERERNLRSCACNETDNSCKVCCRDEHDRCTPYVDANDQFLFLRKGKPCTVGFCDTNGKCEKQVQDVIERFWDFIDQLSINTFGKFLADNIVGSVLVFSLLFWIPLSILVHCVDKKLDKQYEENTKSLFCPSNVEMLSSLDSASVRIIKPFPVAPAASRHQPLQPLAPAPAAPAPPKQEHQRMDTIQEDPSTDSHIDEDAFEKDPFPNSSSAAKSFEDLTEHPVIRSEKASSFKLQRQNRVDSKETEC
- the ADAM17 gene encoding disintegrin and metalloproteinase domain-containing protein 17 isoform X3, which encodes MARSYPDDKKDAWDVKMLLEQFSFDIAEKAAHVCLAHLFTYQDFDMGTLGLAYVGSPRPNSHGGICPKAYYSQIVKKDIYLNSGLTSTKNYGKTILTKEADLVTTHELGHNFGAEHDPDSLPECAPTEDQGGKYVMYPIAVSGDHENNKMFSSCSKKSIHRTIEVKAQECFKERNNKVCGNSRVDEGEECDPGLLYQLADPCCSADCKLKEGAKCSDRNSPCCKGCQFESAQKKCQEAINATCKGESFCTGNSSECPPPGNAPDDTVCVDMGKCKDGECVPFCERERNLRSCACNETDNSCKVCCRDEHDRCTPYVDANDQFLFLRKGKPCTVGFCDTNGKCEKQVQDVIERFWDFIDQLSINTFGKFLADNIVGSVLVFSLLFWIPLSILVHCVDKKLDKQYEENTKSLFCPSNVEMLSSLDSASVRIIKPFPVAPAASRHQPLQPLAPAPAAPAPPKQEHQRMDTIQEDPSTDSHIDEDAFEKDPFPNSSSAAKSFEDLTEHPVIRSEKASSFKLQRQNRVDSKETEC